In Zootoca vivipara chromosome 15, rZooViv1.1, whole genome shotgun sequence, the genomic window ACCATTTTAATGGTGCCAtcctctcaacccccccccttcccgagAGTATTAGGGTGGCAATCTGGGTTCCTCTCCCTCATTTAAATGCAATATCTTTTTTGCCTGCTTGGAAAGGACTGTGATCCAACATCTGATCCTCGAGTCTTACTAATGTGTCTCGCTGAAAGTAGGCAAAACCAAAGAATGCTCCAGCTAGCTGCTTAAAgactggttctctccccccccccacttccaactCAGCATCCAGTTTTCCCACTTTCAGCCAGCGCTCCTCCCAGCCCAAGGCTCGTTCCCTGAGCCCAAAGCCCTCATGGTTTAAACCCTTCTCACCtttacaaaaaaccaaacaacaacaaccctcccagACGTTCTCAGCATTTCCTTTAAACCAGAATCGATGCTCAAAGAACTTCCTTTCCCAGAAGTTAAACCCATTTGGCTGGTGGGTTCTAGGGGATGCTAAAAAGCCATCTTCCAAAAAGTCTGCAAATCAGATGCGATTTAAAGCTGCCTCTTCATCCTTTTTTGAGCACCCCTCTGCAGCAGCTTCTGAAACCTGTTGCAGATCTGTGTCTTCAAAACGCTCTCCCTAAAAGTCCTTCAGCAGCTAGCAAGTCGAGTcggttgaaaaaacaaaaaaagtgtggTGTGAAAAAAGGTTAATGAACTGCAGTGTTTTGCTTTCTTGAACTGAGCATGTTCAACAGTCATTGTGATGTTACATCTCACTTCCCCCTGAAGCTGCAAAGCGCATTGCTGTGGGTGATCGGGAGGGGTGGGGTGCTGCGTGCCGTGAACttttttggggaggtgggggtgggaaagggagCCTTGTCTGGCCGCCATCTTTCCAACCTCACTCCCCTGCTTCAGTTCTTTTGCCTTTTTTCCATGATCACACACATGGCACCAAAAATatatagataaatatatatatacatatataacatTGACCgcatgtgatttctttttttattttattttttactctttctcccccctctgcAGCTTTATCGCAGTCTCCGTGGAAAagcctttcttaaaaaaatgcagttctGTGCACTTAACGAAATCTATCGGCAGGGAGTGTCCAATAGTTTGATTTTTGTGTAAAGAAAAGCttgtctccccccttttttttaacaagCTTGCAGAGTATATTCTAAACACTTGTGTTTAGTAAGAGCCACCTGAGTAGagtttacaatttatttttaatgaacaggtttttttgtgtttttttaatggtctGGTCCAGAAACTCGCCTGGGCCCTGTGGAGAGTCTGCCTCTTCTGCTTAGCTTGCATATCTCTGTCTGGATCTTTGCTTCAGCAACCTCACACAATCCCAGCTTATTCTGGTTCTTCCTCATCATCGCAGGCTTCCCAGCAGGAGCAGTGTTGAATTTTGTAGGGGTAACACAATCTGCCCAGAGAGCAGGCTATGAAGCTTGAGAAAGGTTGACTGGATGCTCTCGTTTGCTCCCCCCCTTCTCCATatttgtttcccccaccccctgtgtgtTCTCCTAACCTCCCTTGTGTTTCGTCAGGAAgccaaccagggggggggggactgcattcCTGACCCTATTACTCTAGAGGTGGATTCCAGCCCAGCGATAGTGGCTGTGCCCTGCCTTGAGgtagccatgcttctgaatacagtggtgcctcgctagacgaatttaattcgttccacgggtcttttcttataatgaaaaattcgtctagcgaatcccataggaatgcattgaattttttttgcccataggaacgtattaattgaatttcaatgcattcctatgggaaaccgtgattcgctagacgaatttttcttaaagcgaattcgtctagcgaggcaacctccgctcgaaaaaacctttcgttaagcggaaatttcgttaagcagggcattcgttaagcgaggcaccactgtagcactttctgggaactgcaggaagggagagggctcttgtgcttgaatcctgcttgcgggtttcccactggCACCTGGTCAGCCGcaatgagaacaagatgctggactaggtgggccattggcttgacccAGTGGGGCTTTTCTTAAGTTCTTGGCAGTCCTGCTAAATGGTAAGgagagggctgcagctcagtagcAAATCGCTTGCTTGGCATGTAGAATCTGTTCCCGGCATTCCCCGTTAAAAGGGGAGACcaaaaaggatcaggtagcaacaGGTGAGAATAAGATCTCTCCGGCTAAGGCCTTCAAAAGCATctgccagtcagaggaggcaATATGCGCTGAAATGGACATTCGGTTTGACATCTTCCCCAGGTCCAAGAGTAACTTCCAGATCATAGAAGTTAGTCTTGTAATTTGTGGCATTGGAGTTAGGATCCACCCATTATAATCCTTCTGCAATCCACCTACAACACACCCATTTGTGGGAGGTTCTGCTGTGATCCTTTAGATGCTGAACAAAAAATGTCTCCATCCCGGGCACCTCATTCAGGTTGGGGTGAGGTGGGAGGGCACTGAGCCTTCCTCCAACCTGGCACAGTTCCACTGCTCTGCTGTGTCTCCCCACACACTTCTGAAGAGTATAAAGGATGTTTTCTCCTGTATATgaccagcctctgccaacctgaGTGCCCACCAGGTGTTTTGAACTCCAACTCACATCCTGCTGGCCGGGGCTggaaggagttgtagtcccttaGAACCTGAGGAGCACCAGGTTGTCAAAGGCAGCCATAGGCTATGGAGAAGCAAGAAGCTTGGATGGCAGATGGACATCCTCCAGCCTTGCTTTTTAACAAATGGTTGCAaccctgttgtttttaaagcctgTTCTCCTCAGGTCATCCAAACCTGCGTCACAGCAGTAGAGTCCAGGTGGGGCCTACAGAGGCTCAACAGACAGGTATCGCAGGTTACGTTGCAAGCTGGGGATGTGGCAAATCGGTTGGATGGCAGTGTGACAAATTGCCTAGAAACCTATTCTTGGATGTGGTCATTTGATCCCCCGAGTGCGGCCTCTAGACTAGAGACAATGAGCCTGACAGGTCTAGGCTAGGCTTGGGGAATGAAAAACTGGAAAAAACCACTTGGCGGTAGGTGTCAGACTTTCCCATCTGTTCTGAAGGTTTATCGGCAGAACCTCCTTGATGTCTTTTCTCCAAACGGCTATCCAATGTAACAGTCCCAACGTTAACTCCACTCCCCGAAACCTCATTTTGGGAGTGACCTCGTTTCTTTGACTGCGTTCCACGCCCCTTGAAGGCTTTTCCACTTCTCTGCCAGAAAACAAAACGGGAGTTGAGATTCTGCGGCTCAGCCTTGCCTGATTTCTTTGGGGTTATTCTGTCTTCCTAGGTGGACAAACTGGATGCTTCAGAGTCTCTGAGGAAAGAGGAAGAGCAGGCAACAGAAACGCAGCCCATTGTTTATGGTAACAACCTGTGGCTTGATGTGCAGTTGGGGGGAATGAAATGGGCACGCTTTGCAGCAGATAGTTCTAAAACGGGACTTAATGAAGTTCGGCAGCCAGAGGCCATATtcttttggcccctgggcctgaggttccctgcccTGGTACAGTGTGTTTCCGGAAGAGACCTAGAGCTGCCATGTTGAGTTTGTTCTAATCAAATAAACTTATTTGTAGGGTACTGAGcagatttaaattaaaaactttGCTATTAATGAAGCAGTCTTACAAGATTTCAGGAAAGAGGGGTAATTTTCAGGAGAGGCATCCCCACTCTGAAAgtgctagggctgggcgataattGGTTTCCAACATTGTGATACATCAGCAGCTAAAtgccggtacagtggtacctcggtttttaaatgtaatccgttccagaagactgttcgacttctgaaacgttcgaaaacggTCTGCCAATTCAGTAGAGAATATTGTGAAAAACAACAGGTACATACAGTGGAAGCCGTTCcaacttccgaggcgtgtttgaaaattgaagcatttacttctgggtttccggcGTTCAGAAACCGAAACATTCAGCAACGGAGACACCGaaagccgaggttccactgtatatgctgaTAATTCACGATGGCTGGAATTGATCTCAGCTTCTTCTTGAGCAAGTCCCAATGCCTCTCAGGCTCACGTGGGAGCTGAGCTTCATGGGGGCTTCACTGAACTGCTCACCTGGGGGGTGAAAGAGGCCTTCTGCCCCCAACTGGGGGCAGTTTCCTTGAAGGGCTGCCTTGCCCCAAATGTGCCCACTCAGCCCTTTCACAAGCACCACTTTGAGCGCTTTCCACACTTGTGAGAGAAACCCCCTTTCAGTCTGGTAGCATCTAtgttgtggaactccttgcctgtcTACATTAggcaagtgtatctgaagaagtgtgcatgcacacgaaagctcataccaaaataaaaacttagctggtctttaaggtgctactgaaggaatttttttctacatTAGGCAAGGAGCCCTCACTAGGCATAATACACTATACTGCATATAAGccttttatttcagcaagcctacaCAGATATATAACTTAGAAGCCAGGAATGCTTCTTCTTCAGAAcagtgcttgcttgctttttgtaaactgttttgagttGGTAGTTCTtattaaacaaatgaaataaaaattaattgtagGGGTTCTCAAGCTGTCCCCTTTTATGAACATGGATTGAATTGAGCACTGTCTCTCTCACTAACCgttctttctcttcctgcctgcttcctttcccccctagGTCAGCCCCAGCTGATGTTGACGGCTGGGCCCAGCGTCGCAGTCCCCCCACAAGCACCTTTTGGCTACGGCTACACTGCCCCTCCCTATGGGCAGCCTCAGCCCGGTTTTGGATACACCATGTAAGAAAAGCAAGTCTGTTTGGAGCTAGCATCGATTTGCTGTTGAAACTCCACCGTCCCACTTCAGCTCGACAGGGAAAAAGCTTTGTGCCCCTTATAACCTTTACTTTATGAAGGActtatttttgtttctctccccatccccagcgCAAACCTTTTCAATCCCACTTAAACATAATCCTTcttttttccacattccatgtcACTTAGAAAGGACTCTTGTTTTTTTCCACTTTCCAAATGGGAATATTTGAGTGGGCTTTCCCCCCCGtctttggtcccccccccctcaagactTGCTTCTTGACATTAAACCCCAGTCTCTTTGTGACTCTTCCAATTTGCACTCTGTAAACGTTTAAACTCTTACTATCGAATCTAAAGTTCAATGTATGTGAGCAGCTTTACAAATATGTACCGTCTTAtctaagaaaaaaaatgcatttaaaagtctCGTCGTATATTCTGAAGGGGGGTGGCAGCAGAAAAGCTTAAACCAAGAGGATTTGTATTTGGGAGTTGGAACACTAAACCAGCATCTCCTACCCCGCTTGGATTGCttagctctttaaaaataaaagacatgCGTACAGACAACCTTTCCTGAATTTAAAAAACAGTGGCAAACCTAGTAGAGTCCCCCCCCTTTAACCTATGCAGGTTTCCAGTTTAGTCTTAAAAATGCTAGTGTGTTCACTCCATACGTAAACGGATGATGACCCTTCTGTCGTGCTACTGTATACCCTGTGCTTTTCTTGTGGggaccattttttattttccattgagGAACAAGGAGGGAGCACCATGAATCCAAGTGTGTGTGTACTTGACCTAGCCCTGCCCTGCGGTTCGTGTATGTTGGATATTGTGGTGTTCAAGatcaatatttttttccctgagtgtacagaagagagagaaggggggaaaatagagagagagagagaattcaaacagaagagcagggggggggagaaaaccaatTGCTGttcacattttttgtttgtgcaatttaaaaatggctcaaattggaaaaataataataaattactggaCTGTGGACATGCTCTATGGTAGTTTTTCAGTATGCATCTCTCTTCAAGCTCCTTTTTATGACGTATGTGCTCGGCTGAAAAGCAAAACACGGGAAGGTTGGTGCTTCTTAAGGTCAGAGGGGAGAGGGGACCAGCAACTTAGCAAAAATACCAAATTGTTACTATGGAGACCAGACTATATTGGCAGGTGACTTTGCACTGAAGAgattatgtgtgtgagagagacagagatgtgTGTGAGGCAGATGCTTGGGGACTATATACTGGAATAAGGGGAGAGATGATAGCACTTTTCAACAGGTGGCTGCAGCTGGGCCAATGACAGCGTCTTTTAACCAGGTGATAAAAACCTCTTTAGGGTTGTAGTTTTTGAGTGTTTCCAGTTAAATctgacaaaaaattaaaaaataaaaagatcatGTTATAGGTATGTTAAGTTGCCTTAATATATTTAGCTTCAAAATAAAATTGACTTCAATGTTCAAACACTCTTCGAATTACTGTCATGTTTGCATGTACAAAATGATGAACCCAGCCGCTGGAGGGAGACCAAACTTGCTTGGCAAGGCTGGCGTGGAAGAGTCCCATTTGTACCTGCCCATGGTGGGGTGGTGCATTGTGACCAAACCACCTACCGTAGCAACTCGCTGGGCTGTCCTGGATTGGGTCTTCTCCAGGTCCTGGAGCCTGGGGCAGACTTTTAGGAAGAGTGGGTGCAACGAGAATCAAAGCAACACATATCTGGTTTACTGCAATATAGGTAGCAATCTGGCTTTTGCCATTTTAAAGGCGACAGGAGTAAACAAAGCCTGATATAGCCACTTGCAAAATGCCTGCAGGGTTCTCAGTGCAACGGCTACGAGAACAGACTACGAAAAACAAGCTGCCTGCATCACATATTTTCCTTGCAACAAATCCATTTTGGTGGTCTTAAACCAGTATCAGTCCACCCAAACGCCTCCTGTCTGTAACCAGAGCTGCAAGCCTGCCTTTTTGTTGTAAGGGCCACTTGAATGTTCCTTGATTACTCTTAAAAAACACCACCTTGCCATAGGTATGTTTTCAGCTAAGTtctcagagtaaacctattgaagTTAACAGGCATGGCTAACTTCcctccattactttcagtgactCTACTCAGCAGAACTTAAGGCAGATACAACTGGCCAGATCCAGGTCCTCACCCCTGCTCTACTCAAAAGTAGACATATCTTAAGATTATTTGCTGGCTGGCACCTGTTCTACACAACAACCATGTTGATGATGTCATGTTAATGCAGCTTCCCTCCAAGAAGTGGCTGAAGTAGACAatcctttgcacacacacactgcaattcTCAGGTTCTCCAGCAAGCTAAGATTAAGCCAGTATCTGTGTTCTGTATGAACAGAACCATACATAATTTTTGGAAGCATGTTTTGCTGAGCGTCTCCTATGTTAAAATGTACAAAGCAGCAACGTCCCTGCTTAAAAGAACTGcccaccaccttgaactccaCCATAAACAATACAAATCCATCATATCCTTAATAGATTTAATGCTTAAAATAAGACACTTCTCCCATACTGTGCCATAAGAGTGGGGTCTGAGCTTCCCCCAGAGCCTCACTTGAAGCTTGAGTGTGCCTTGGCTGATTTAAGTATTAAGACTAGCAGTTTTTGGACTCAAGGTCCCATTAACCCGAACTAGAGTGACCAATGGTTAGAAAAAGTGGGAGAATCCAACATCTGGTGAACCACAAGTGCTCCACCTCTGCTAGACCAGTGATGGTAGGAATCTACCATCTTTGTCTATCTTTGCTTTATTTAAGCAACCCACATAAAATATGCGTCAGATAGCACTAAAAACAgacataataaaattaagaaaatatattTGACATCTCAGAGGTTTTAAAAACAGTTGCACTTGCACATAATTATGCAACTTAAACTGTTCTGCAAATAAAGTATGCTGGGGGATTTTTAACAAGGAATGAAATTAAAATTCTGCAACACAAACTTGTTTTGGGCTGTTGGATGAAATGCCCACCAGAGGGCAGCACCTGCTCAGGTTTCTCCCATCATTTTATAAACAGGCATTGATCACAGGCTGCTAAGGTGCAATCACAACATGCCACTTACATGCTGTTGCATCAGTTGTGCTCTTGCATAGCTATTTCAAGGAGCGGCAGTTGCTAACCGAACAGCTCTTTGTTTTTGAAGTTGATCTGCTTATTCCCCCATGGGCACCTGAAAGGCTGCAACCTAGAGGCATTTAAATGCAGGTACGTCTACATCACAGACCTGCAGCCTTTCCCTTAGAAacaaagcaagattctagtcctcatggttccatATAAAAAGGCTTGAAATCGGaacctgagtcagaccattggccctcTAACCATGGATGTACACAACAGAGCAGTGGTGGAGCAGGCTGTGTCCGCTCCCCATGCATAGACCACAATCCCAAGATTcccagccttttcttttcttaaaaaagtttatagcatttgtagaacctgagatatgaggcaaaatgtacagagtccaggcatgggcaacctggccctccagatgttttgggactaaaattcccatcatccctgaccactggtcatgttagctagggatcatgggagttgtagtcccaaaacatctggagggccgaggttgcctgtGTGTACAGACACTATTCTCATTTGGGAATGgagaagggttagggttagaagcTAACCTCCACATCCTTCCAGGGCTctactttatatatatacacacacatacaggggGAAAGTTctgggactgcccccccccaagacagtATTGTCTAGTATGCTGACATGTATTGACTCTCCATTATTTCAAACTGATTGATGGTGAAACTGTCTACCCCCAAGCTGCTGCCATCCAATGGAAGTGGCAAGATGGAATAATTAAGAGTTTGGGTTTTGTGAGTACTTTTTAGATCAAAGGCTAACAAACTTATTTTGGCACAAATTTCATCATGGACTAAACCCAATtttgtcagatgcatgaagtgaaatCTTGGTTAGAAGGTATTATCGTAAGGTGGGAGTTGAGTGGCAATGAAACGCAAAAATTGCAGTGTACGTGGTAAGTGTACGTGAAATTGGTGCAGCATTCTTACAGCAGCACATTGCTGATCATGTACTCAGCACTACTgagatgggttgttttttttaaaaaaggaaaactttaATTGATTTCCAAAAATACAACGAGGCAGTCAGTTGCAAGAAACTATCATAGCAAAGTTATCATTGCATTTGTGGCTAATTAACTCATTATGGTGTCCCTGGAGGTAACAAAGATACAGTTTTGGATTCATAGTCACAGTGTTAGTGACTAGTATTTTCCCAAATAACAGCTGTACATTTAActgcaaaaaaggagggggggggagagttgcatTGCTACATCCAACCCTACTGCCAGTTCAAAGGCTAATTCCACCCTTCATTTAACTCTTTGCCTGCATGGTTGAATAAATCCTCTTTCATGCCAAAAAGCAACTTGCTTTTCTGGCTTGAGCACAATAAGCCGGGCAAGTACAGTGACTTAATGTGCTTTATGTGTTAACTCTTAATGTTCCTCTTCGGGGCATAGACTAGCAGAGATGTGTCTGACAAGGCCTTTTCTAGAATGGCACCCCATATCTGAAACAGCCTTTCCCACTAATTCCAGCTGACACTATATTAGCCAGTGAAAACCCGCCTGTTTGTCCAGATGTCTGAATGTTCCTGCTTGAtctctgtatttttttatatgtataaatTTTGGTTTTAGGTTAAGATGGTTTTTACTGTACTGCATACCAGATAGTGATAGCTTGGGTGTCAGAGAAAGAACTAAGCTGAAATGCCCTTGTAGGAAAGCATGTGGCCCCTCGAAGCCTCCCTGAGAGAAAATGTGGCCCTTAGCCTGGAAAAGCCCCCACCACCATTGCCTTAAGGCTGCCAGTTCCCAAATCATGCCACAAAGGGATCAGCCAGGCCTTGAAAACTTATTCTACCATATTGTTTGGGTCTACTGTTCTGCTACACAACATGGATTTAAAGTACacaacttcctccaaagaatattgggaactgtagcttatccccctcagagctacaattcccagcatcatTAACAGTCCCCAGGATTTGGAGGTAGGCCCAGTTGGGCATCAATGAGGCTTCTTCCATGAAAATATGCAAAGGTTTGCTCTGTTACTATATGAAGCGCCCACAGCTGTGGAGGAGGAAGTGTCCTTCATTTCTTCTAGGAGCAGATAAAGACAAGTGTTACCTCCTTGACTGTAGAAATGTGCCTCCGGTTTACTTCCAGGGAAGTTAGGGCCCTCCTAGCAGTCGGGGAACAACGGTCCTGGCCTATGTCTCTGGTTGCTCTCCAGGCTCTGTTGCTAAAGATCCACTCACACGTCACTTAACACAACATCGCTGCAAAGCCCCCAAAGGTTAAGAACCTGCAGTTTTTCCTTGCCTGCATTTTACTAATTCAAAGGGCTGTTCTAATGGGTGAAAAAAGGCAAGTTAAAAATATTGTCCGGCTACAAGCAGCAGAGGTGCTGCTACTGCTTCATTGCTGCCCTAGTCATTGAAATAGAAGACTGAGCTAAAAGATTTTTGTTGATACGCTGCTGCAAATATCAGGATGCCGCTGCTAGACAGCAACAATAAATGCAGTCCTTCAGGCCTCTCCATCTGGCCTTGGAACTCTCACCAGGCCACCCACCAAAAGTTTTTGCTTGACTGGAATACCCTTGAACTCTCTTCAGATCATACTTAGGCATATGTGAATGACAACTAAAGAACCCTGTAGGATGCTCACCTTCTACATTCCTCTCCTCAGATTTGAGTCTTTAAAACAAGGATGGGCTGGCTACCTGTGGTTGACCAGAGGTTCCTacgctacaactcccatcatcccaaaccactggttgtgctggctgaggcagatgggagtccgagtccagcaacacctaagGAGTGACAAGTTCCTCATCCCAGGAAAAATGTCCATATTCCTAAGAACTGTCCCTTCAGACCGACCATTTTCAAAGAGGCAATtctctatttaaaaagaaaaaatccacaAAGACTGCCCCAGAGAACCAGGTTTCACCCTGTACTTACTATACATGcccttaattcccccccccccgcctatcaACAATTTCCTAGGAGAGTAAGTTCAAGGATCATGTTTAACCAGCTGACAATAAAAAAGTAGAGCATGGACAGGTAACCTGTTGCATTTTATGTATTCCAAATACTGAAAGGCAATGAAAAATAAACCATGATCCTGCTCAATCATCATTGTTTTTAAGGGGTTGTTTGCTTTAAATCTATACAGTTGATACCATTATCTCTGGGCTAGATGCTCCGTATTCAGTAAAGTTTTAAATGGCCAGAGACTTTGTCCACAACCTCCGCTGGTCCTGGTCCGATGCCGAGGACAGTCCGGGAACCTGGGGCTATCTGTGTACGGCCCGCATCTTGGATTAAACTCACTGTTAGGCCCAGCGTTTTGGCCTCGCCCAGGAGCTGAAGCAGTGTTTCCTCGTCGGGAGCTTTTAGGACCACCTTGGGCTGTCCGCAATACTCCCACTGCTTCAGGAGTTCAGGGTTTCGGCGCTGGATTTGTTTGTAGGCTGAGACAGCCGCATGGGAGCACTGGGCTGCCACTTTGCCCTTCTGCATCTTCAGGTCATTCCGGACGATGATCACCATCTTGAATTCGCCACTTTCGCCCATGGTAGTGGCTTCATTGCCCAGTTCATTGGCAAGCTGGGTTATTCTGGCTTTGGATGGTCGCAAGAACCGGGCTCGAATGCTCCAGCCCAGGCATACCCCGCAGGCAACACCAGCAATTATACTGAAGAGACCAGGCTTGGAAAGGTAATCCATAGTATATCTAGCGATCAAAGACAAGAGGAATGTTAGGAGGATCTAAGGAGTGCTCAGGAAAATAGAAATTGCAGCCTTCACGACAACAAAGCCATGCAGAAGGTACAAAGTTCAAAGCTGGGCAACTGCCAGCTGCATCTGGGAAAGACTGAAAGCTTAGAGAGTGCCGGTGTAAACCAGCATTCACCTACCTGGTACCTTATAGATGACGCAGGCTCCCACTCTGGCCATGGGTCATgtggggtgctgggagttgtaatccaaagcatctggagcacAGGATATtttcaggcgggggggggggggcggggaaggatgGGTTTGTAGGCCAATGGTCCTCAACTCATAGGTCAACTCTTGTatacagttctagttacaggtaggtagccgtgttggtctgagtcagagcaagataaaaaaattccttcagtagcaccttaaagaccaactaagtttttattttggtatgagctttcacgaaagctcataccaaaataaaaacttagttggtctctaaggtgctactgaaggatttttttaaatcttgTATACAGTATTGAAATTGTGACAAGTGGTACttaattctgtatttttatggtgTTGTTACCTACCCTAGCGCCTTATAGGGGACAAAGGGGAGGAAGAAATCCAATGGGTTGTACCCACTACGAGGCTaaagcccactgaaatgaatggattcaagttagtcatttccattccttttcaaTGGGTCTCAGTTTTTATTTGTTACTATGgtctgcatttttatgttgtaaaccgcccttttgtctttgggtgaagggcgatatagaaaattaattaaaaatagtaaaaaaaaaatactactaATAAATATACCATCGGCCCCAGTCTTCATTTAAGGACCCCATCTTTCTCGGTCAGCATCAAAgtaaatttgcatatgcaaatgaggtttcctctttttttccttttaagtcGGAGAGGCCTAACCGTCCGAGCTGACTTCTCTGGCCTCCCCACTACATTTGCATAAAGCTGCATATCTTCACCTGATTCACAGGCACGCTCCTTAGGACCCTCCCCACCCGTCCTCTCCCCCTACCCGCCGCCGTTTCTCCTCACCAGCCACTCGCCGCCGCCTCGCGTTGCCGACCAGCCTCAGAGCAGGAGCCACGATGTGAGGCAGCAGTCGGCGTCACAAACACGACTAACCAATCGCAACACCGCGCGTGCCTTTCTCGAAACCTGCCCCGCCCCGTCTTCCCAACGGCTTGTGGGCAACGTCAAACCACGACCGGCCAATCGCATCGCCCCTCCGAGGAGCCTTTGCGTGACGCCACACGCAAACCGACCAATCGGAAAGCGCGCTTGCTAACTGAAATAGATGTatattttttctctcttcccagccccctccctccttttttattttttaacctttccttttccttctctttcctgtaATAAAGCTGAGAAGAGAAAGATGAGATGCGAAAAAGGAGGGCACGTGGGGAGACGACACCGCCACCAACCACCGCCGCGCAGGAACTGACGTCACCGCGTCCGGAAGCGACGGGGGGGGG contains:
- the PTRH2 gene encoding peptidyl-tRNA hydrolase 2, mitochondrial — encoded protein: MDYLSKPGLFSIIAGVACGVCLGWSIRARFLRPSKARITQLANELGNEATTMGESGEFKMVIIVRNDLKMQKGKVAAQCSHAAVSAYKQIQRRNPELLKQWEYCGQPKVVLKAPDEETLLQLLGEAKTLGLTVSLIQDAGRTQIAPGSRTVLGIGPGPAEVVDKVSGHLKLY